A window of Clostridium novyi genomic DNA:
CATACATTGCTTTTGCATAACTCTCACATACCCCTGTGTTTTTCACTAAAATTCCATAGGCATTGTGATCCTCTGCAGTAACAATCCCTGCACGATAGTTTTTAACATTATAATCTGCATTCTTAACTATGTAATCATGAAGAGCTAATTCTTTTTCAACATCTGTCATTCCTGGTTTTATAACTGTTTGTATTATATTTTGTACCTTTTCTTTAACAGCTTTTCTTTGTTTTTTCATGGTATCTTTATCTAATCTATATCTTATTGTAAGATTTAATGTTTTTTCTGGACTATTAGGATAACCATATATGTTTCCTGAAACACCTGCATAACCATAATTTATACTAGGATGTTCTAATACAATTCTATTAACAATGCTTAAATCATAATCTCTGCTATTATAATTCATAACCTTAATTGATACATTAGTTTCAAATTTTTCTAGTGCAGATTTTAATACATTATAGAACTCTTCCTTATTTTTTACTACAGCTACTCCTTGAGCATTAGATACTACTCTTGTTCTGTTATTTATTACTGTATTATTTACAGTTGCATAAGCATTAGTAGCCATTCCTCCTGTTAAAGCTAGTCCCAAAATAGTAGACATAGACAATAGTTTTAATTTTCTTTTGTTCATGATAATTATACCTCCAAAGTTAAATTTAATATATTTCTTATATTATCGTATTATAAAATATTTTTCTGAACTTTTATATACTGAATTTATTTCCAAAGAAAATTATACACTTTTTACTTTTTTTACTTGTAAATCTTTGATACAATTAATAGTAGATAGATTAATTAATTTATTCATAATTATTCTATAATAACTATTTTATAGGAGGTAAAATAATGAAACATATTAAACTAGGGTTAATACCCAAAATTATTTTAGGTATTATTTTTGGTATTTTAATCGGTAGCTTTACTTCATTAAATGTTGTACGATTCTTTGTAACCATAAGTTCAATCTTTGGAAACTTTTTAGGATTCGTTATTCCTATAATTATTTTAGGATTTATCGTGGCTGGCATAGCAGAACTTGGTACAGGAGCTGGTAAGCTTTTAGGAATCACTGTAGGAATTGCTTATGTATTTACATTAATATCTGGTTTCTTTGGATATGTTGTTGGTACAAATGTTTTAAAATTTATCATTACTCCTTCAACCTCAAGTACCATGGGAAAAGCTGCTGAAGATTTAAAACCATTTTTTAATATAGAAATGAAACCTATAATGGGTGTTATGACTGCACTTATATTTTCATTTTTATTAGGACTTGGTATATCTGCTGTAAAAAGTGATATTTTAAAACAAATAGCAGTTGATTTTCAGAAAATTGTTTCTAAAGTAATATCAAACATAATTATTCCATTACTTCCTTTATACATTTTAGGTATATTTGCTAATATGACTTATACAGGAAAATCTAAATCTGTATTAACAGTATTTGGACAAGTTTTTGTAGTAATTATAATATGTCATTTTATAATACTATTATTCCAATTTACCATTGGTTGTATAGCAAGCAAGCAAAATTTATTTAAATGTTTAAAGATACAAATAACTGCTTATTTAACTGCACTTGGAACTCAATCTTCTGCTGCAACTATTCCTGTTAATGTAGAATGTTCTAGGAAAATGGGAATTTCTAAAGGAATACGACAATTTGTTATTCCACTTTGTGCAACTACTCATATGTCAGGTAGTACAATAACTTTAACAATTTGTGCTATGGCTGTTATGATGTTAAACGGCATGCCTATAACATTATCTCTATTTGGTGGCTTTATAGCAATGCTAGGAGTATCTCTTGTTGCTGCACCTGGTGTACCAGGAGGATGTGTTATGGCAGCTTTAGGTGTACTTCAATCTATACTTGGTTTTAATGAATCTATGCTGGCTTTAATGATAGCATTATATGTAGCCCAAGATAGCTTTGGAACAGCATGTAATATTTCTGGTGATCAAGCAATTGCAATGATAGTTGATCATTTTAATGAAAAATTGCTTAAAGAACCAAATTGTACAGAAACAAGTAATGCTAATATATAATTTATAAATACTATGTTTTGTAATATAAAGTTGTGTAATTGTTGAAAAACCCCAAAGAAGATTACTTTTCTTTGGGGTTTATACATTTAAATTAACTTCTAGTACTACTTACGAAAATCAATTTGGATTAGTACAGGATCGTGATCACTACATCTTCCTTGAGCATCTGTAAATGCTGAATTAATATTTACCGCATCTACTTTAGTTTTTAATACAATATTTTTGTTAACTAAAATGTTATCTAATACTTGAGAATTTCCTTGATGTATATATGTAAATCTCTCTTCTGCTGGAAGCTTGTCCACCATGTTTTCAAAACTTTTACCCTTTAGAGCAGTAACAGTATTAGAAAAATTAAAGTCATTCATATCTCCAAGTAAAACAACATTTCCATTTGGATTTGCTTTTAAAATTTCCTCAGCAAATTTATTAACTATTGATGCTTGTTTCATTCTTAATCTTTCACTACCTGCAACAGGTGGTTGTTTTGCTCCAAATAAAGATTGATCTCCTCTTTTAGAAGAAAAATGGTTAGCTATAACAAATACCTTTTCTCCTTTAAATTCAAATTCAGCTGCTAGTGATTTTCTAGTTCCTTTAAATTCTTCCTTATCCACACCTATTCTACCTGGATTTATTGCTAAATCTTTTCCATCCATATGTACTTCTGTTTTAGCATCTCCCTTAGGCTTTGATACAAGATTTACTCTATCTTTTCTATAAATATATCCTACACGTATATTTCCACCAGGTATTCCACCATCTTGTCTATTAATAGGATCTATATTTACAAAGTCATATTGTGGACCCTTGTTATTGTTAATTGCATCTATTAAAGCTTTGTATGTTTTATCTGCTTTAACTTCTGTTGATTTTGCTTCTTTTTTATTTTTAGAATCTGCTCCATCATTATCTTGAATTTCAATTAAACCAACTATATCTGGTGATTTTAAATTTTCTACTATTGATTTTGCAACTTTATCTATTCTTGTTTTATCTGTAACAGCTGAAAAGTTTTCTACATTATAAGATGCTATACTAAGCTTGTCCTTATCTGGAACTATCTTTGTAATTTCTCTTCTTACTCCTCCATCAGTAAAATCAGGAAGTCTTTTTGTGTTTAATATTTTATAGTTTCCAAAGGCATATGTCATAACCCCTGTTATAGAATCATTGAACTTATCCCCTGTTTTTAACTTATCAAATCTTTTATCTATAAATTTCTTAGTATGATTATCTGTAATAGGTACTAAAACATCATCTATAGTTAATTTTTCTGGATTAAAATTATTCTTACTTATATTAATACCATTAAATATTGTTTTTTTATTTTGAGATGCTATTCCATTATCAGGTAATACATAAACTTCTCCATATCTTTCATCTAATCCCACTACTAATGGTTTATCAACTTTAACTAACATACCTTCAAGGCTTTCATAAAAATCTATAGCATCCTTATCTGGATTAAAAACTTTTAGTCCATCACTATCTATTGTAGTTGTAGATGGTCGTCTACCTGAAGCACCTATAATTATTGGATCAGGTAACTTATTGTTATGAGATTTTGTTTTAATATCCGCAGCCTTAATCTCTGTAGTTGTAAGTCCACCCATTCCTTTAATTTCATTTTT
This region includes:
- a CDS encoding endonuclease/exonuclease/phosphatase family protein, with protein sequence MLKKKIIGFFASGLILINSMTVFAVSSSCKGLQNSGIVSEVKIRDIQGRAHRSPLEGKGVKGVKGVVTAISNDKYSRGFYMQDTNPDNDDSTSEGIFVEAKKDKLNVKEGDLVEVDGTVIEAKNEIKGMGGLTTTEIKAADIKTKSHNNKLPDPIIIGASGRRPSTTTIDSDGLKVFNPDKDAIDFYESLEGMLVKVDKPLVVGLDERYGEVYVLPDNGIASQNKKTIFNGINISKNNFNPEKLTIDDVLVPITDNHTKKFIDKRFDKLKTGDKFNDSITGVMTYAFGNYKILNTKRLPDFTDGGVRREITKIVPDKDKLSIASYNVENFSAVTDKTRIDKVAKSIVENLKSPDIVGLIEIQDNDGADSKNKKEAKSTEVKADKTYKALIDAINNNKGPQYDFVNIDPINRQDGGIPGGNIRVGYIYRKDRVNLVSKPKGDAKTEVHMDGKDLAINPGRIGVDKEEFKGTRKSLAAEFEFKGEKVFVIANHFSSKRGDQSLFGAKQPPVAGSERLRMKQASIVNKFAEEILKANPNGNVVLLGDMNDFNFSNTVTALKGKSFENMVDKLPAEERFTYIHQGNSQVLDNILVNKNIVLKTKVDAVNINSAFTDAQGRCSDHDPVLIQIDFRK
- a CDS encoding transglutaminase domain-containing protein, encoding MNKRKLKLLSMSTILGLALTGGMATNAYATVNNTVINNRTRVVSNAQGVAVVKNKEEFYNVLKSALEKFETNVSIKVMNYNSRDYDLSIVNRIVLEHPSINYGYAGVSGNIYGYPNSPEKTLNLTIRYRLDKDTMKKQRKAVKEKVQNIIQTVIKPGMTDVEKELALHDYIVKNADYNVKNYRAGIVTAEDHNAYGILVKNTGVCESYAKAMYELLKAVGIKCKYVTGYTNQGGAHAWNMVKLNNEWYNLDVTWDDPISDRNLSGNQSMIPVSHKYFNVPDNIFNRDHRRGNLEQGFPACTGTKYSFENLNIDEYTGDGKLFAKVQNVQQLDSEILKALTNHEDALCIKLKGININLNQLLNRMQVIARNNRIYGFGMRASMSDSYIRVDLSWK
- a CDS encoding dicarboxylate/amino acid:cation symporter yields the protein MKHIKLGLIPKIILGIIFGILIGSFTSLNVVRFFVTISSIFGNFLGFVIPIIILGFIVAGIAELGTGAGKLLGITVGIAYVFTLISGFFGYVVGTNVLKFIITPSTSSTMGKAAEDLKPFFNIEMKPIMGVMTALIFSFLLGLGISAVKSDILKQIAVDFQKIVSKVISNIIIPLLPLYILGIFANMTYTGKSKSVLTVFGQVFVVIIICHFIILLFQFTIGCIASKQNLFKCLKIQITAYLTALGTQSSAATIPVNVECSRKMGISKGIRQFVIPLCATTHMSGSTITLTICAMAVMMLNGMPITLSLFGGFIAMLGVSLVAAPGVPGGCVMAALGVLQSILGFNESMLALMIALYVAQDSFGTACNISGDQAIAMIVDHFNEKLLKEPNCTETSNANI